One genomic region from Phragmites australis chromosome 1, lpPhrAust1.1, whole genome shotgun sequence encodes:
- the LOC133921713 gene encoding fra a 1-associated protein-like, producing MGWRWHDDNDDGGRGLGAVPDLDSGGGGDGAQCATRRVVQSRCHTEEVEPGRFVRKCEKTEQLLRDCVGRPTELVESKTENTEEDVTDEIKSGSLSLGFPTKEPFAFPGLRSDMDALEKGFFGSLSSVLDEAERMTNYFFKSFAFPSTHDRESSPFPRRPADSHIDEGTAKKTKESDYSEFSGQISDV from the exons ATGGGTTGGCGTTGGCACGACGACAATGACGACGGCGGCCGGGGCCTCGGCGCCGTCCCCGACCTTGACTCCGGCGGCGGGGGCGATGGGGCGCAGTGCGCCACGCGCCGGGTGGTGCAGTCGCGCTGCCacacggaggaggtggagcccgGCCGCTTCGTCCGCAAGTGCGAGAAGACCGAGCAGCTCCTCCGCGACTGTGTCGGCAG GCCCACTGAACTGGTGGAATCCAAAACTGAAAACACTGAAGAGGATGTCACGGATGAAATCAAAAGTGGTTCGCTTTCTCTTGGCTTTCCAACAAAAGAGCCCTTTGCATTCCCAGGACTTCGCAGTGACATGGATGCCCTTGAGAAAGGCTTCTTTGGGAGTCTTAGTAGCGTTCTGGATGAAGCTGAGCGGATGACCAACTATTTCTTCAAATCTTTTGCTTTTCCTTCCACCCACgacagggagtcgagcccgttTCCTAGACGACCCGCAGATAGTCATATTGACGAAGGTACTGCAAAGAAGACCAAGGAGAGTGACTACTCAGAATTCAGTGGACAGATTTCAGATGTCTAA
- the LOC133889804 gene encoding beta-glucuronosyltransferase GlcAT14A-like codes for MAHGSWLTTCSPWSAFVTLAALTTSLLVLSYVSSSFLNQPAYEYDDPYSPDSESSAAALVPRRGPGYPPVFAYYITGGHGDCLRVTRLLKAVYHPRNRYLMHLDAGAGAYERARLASYVRSEQLFLEYGNVHVIGKGDPVDGRGPSSVAAVLRGASILLRVGAEWDWLVTLGAADYPLVTQDDLLDAFSSVPRDLNFIDHKADSKNQQVIVLDQNLLQSTNAEMSFSVGRREKPDAFELFRGSPSTILNRAFVEHCVAAPDNLPRTLLVYFSNTLDPTEFYFQTVMANSPRFRNSTVNHTLRFTVQDDHGAAPPQQGVEGQHRSRYDAMVSSGAAFAGRFGDDDALLQRVDEEVLRRPLDGVTPGEWCSGNGEDGECSVGGDIDAVRQGAAGRRLASLMAGLLGPGPCDGCRR; via the exons ATGGCTCACGGTTCCTGGCTCACGACATGCTCCCCGTGGTCCGCGTTCGTGACGCTGGCCGCCCTGACCACCAGCCTGCTGGTCCTCAGCTACGTGTCGAGCTCCTTCCTCAACCAACCGGCGTACGAGTACGATGATCCCTACAGCCCGGACTCCGAAtcgtcggcggcggcgttggTGCCGAGGCGGGGGCCGGGGTACCCGCCGGTGTTCGCGTACTACATCACCGGCGGGCACGGGGACTGCCTCCGGGTGACGCGGCTGCTCAAGGCCGTGTACCACCCCCGGAACCGGTACCTGATGCACCTTGACGCCGGGGCCGGCGCGTACGAGCGGGCGAGGCTGGCCAGCTACGTCCGGTCGGAGCAGCTGTTCCTCGAGTACGGGAACGTGCACGTCATCGGGAAAGGGGACCCCGTCGACGGCCGCGGCCCGTCCTCGGTCGCCGCCGTGCTCCGCGGCGCGTCCATCCTGCTGAGGGTCGGCGCGGAGTGGGACTGGCTCGTCACGCTGGGCGCCGCGGACTACCCGCTCGTAACGCAGGACG ACCTGCTCGACGCCTTCTCCTCCGTGCCGAGGGACCTCAACTTCATCGATCATAAGGCCGACTCCAAGAACCAGCAGGTGATCGTTCTCGACCAGAATCTCCTGCAGAGCACGAACGCCGAGATGTCGTTCTCGGTGGGGCGCCGGGAGAAGCCTGACGCGTTCGAGCTCTTCAGAG GCTCTCCCTCCACGATACTGAACCGGGCGTTCGTGGAGCACTGCGTGGCCGCGCCCGACAACCTGCCCCGAACGCTGCTCGTGTACTTCAGCAACACGCTCGACCCCACGGAGTTCTACTTCCAGACGGTCATGGCCAACTCGCCCCGCTTCAGGAACAGCACCGTCAACCACACCCTCCGGTTCACCGTGCAAGATGACCACGGCGCCGCGCCACCGCAGCAGGGCGTGGAGGGCCAGCACCGGTCGCGGTACGACGCGATGGTGAGTAGCGGGGCCGCCTTCGCCGGGCGGTTCGGCGACGACGACGCGCTGCTGCAGAGGGTAGACGAGGAGGTGCTGCGGCGCCCTTTGGACGGCGTCACACCGGGCGAGTGGTGCTCGGGGAACGGCGAGGACGGCGAGTGCTCTGTCGGGGGCGACATCGACGCAGTCAGGCAGGGCGCGGCGGGGCGGAGGCTGGCGAGTTTGATGGCTGGTCTCCTGGGGCCCGGGCCGTGCGACGGATGCAGGAGGTAG